The Apibacter raozihei genome contains a region encoding:
- a CDS encoding HD domain-containing protein: MDADIILNEVQGYVKDQLSGDSSGHDYWHIERVVNNAKKLLNSEKADGFKVLIAAWLHDVGDYKLHNGKDKTQEIVFPLLISLGCTTKFAEEIIQIIEEVSFKGGHNSPTTSIEAKIVQDADRLDAIGAIGIARAFAYGGSKGRVIFNPDEKPEEYLSSEAYQKNNSSTLMHFYEKLLKLKDLMNTDSAKEIAHERHRFMVIFLDQFQNEVSH; encoded by the coding sequence ATGGATGCAGATATCATATTGAACGAAGTTCAAGGTTACGTTAAAGATCAACTTTCGGGGGATAGTTCCGGACATGATTACTGGCATATTGAAAGAGTTGTAAATAATGCAAAAAAATTATTAAACAGTGAAAAGGCAGATGGTTTTAAAGTATTGATTGCTGCCTGGCTGCATGATGTTGGAGATTATAAATTACACAATGGAAAAGATAAAACTCAGGAAATTGTATTCCCCTTACTAATTTCTTTAGGTTGTACGACTAAATTTGCAGAAGAAATCATACAAATCATTGAAGAAGTATCATTTAAAGGTGGACATAATTCCCCAACTACCTCTATTGAAGCCAAAATTGTACAAGATGCAGACAGATTGGACGCTATAGGTGCAATCGGTATTGCAAGAGCATTTGCATACGGAGGTAGCAAAGGCAGAGTAATTTTTAATCCTGATGAAAAACCCGAAGAATATTTGTCTTCAGAAGCTTATCAAAAAAATAATTCAAGCACCTTAATGCATTTTTACGAAAAACTATTAAAACTTAAAGATTTAATGAATACAGATTCTGCTAAAGAAATTGCTCATGAAAGACACCGGTTTATGGTTATATTTCTTGATCAATTTCAAAATGAAGTTTCTCATTAA
- the purC gene encoding phosphoribosylaminoimidazolesuccinocarboxamide synthase: MEKKEFLYEGKAKQIYTTNEIDKVIVHYKDDATAFNAQKKGTIADKGVINNEITALVFKYLEENGVPTHFIKKMDDRDQLVQKVSIIPLEVIIRNYIAGSMAQRLGIEEGTKSPVVITEICYKKDELGDPLINNDHAVALGVTTYDELNQIYKITHKINDLMKDLFLKMNIILVDFKIEFGKNSKGEILLADEISPDTCRLWDKDTLEKLDKDRFRRDLGKVEDAYHEILNRLKEVLS; encoded by the coding sequence ATGGAAAAAAAAGAATTTCTTTACGAAGGCAAAGCCAAACAAATTTATACAACTAACGAAATTGATAAGGTAATAGTGCATTATAAAGATGATGCAACAGCTTTCAATGCTCAGAAAAAAGGAACTATAGCAGATAAAGGGGTAATTAATAACGAAATTACAGCCTTAGTCTTTAAATATCTGGAAGAAAACGGAGTGCCTACTCATTTTATTAAAAAAATGGATGACAGGGATCAATTGGTTCAGAAAGTTTCTATTATTCCTTTAGAAGTGATTATCCGTAATTATATTGCTGGTAGTATGGCTCAGCGTTTAGGAATTGAAGAAGGGACTAAATCTCCGGTTGTAATTACTGAAATATGTTATAAAAAAGATGAATTGGGTGATCCTTTGATTAATAATGATCATGCTGTAGCATTAGGGGTTACAACTTATGATGAGTTAAACCAGATTTATAAGATTACTCATAAAATTAATGATTTGATGAAAGATTTATTCTTGAAAATGAACATCATTTTGGTTGATTTTAAAATAGAATTTGGTAAAAATTCAAAAGGAGAAATTTTACTGGCTGACGAAATTAGTCCGGATACTTGTAGACTCTGGGACAAAGATACTCTTGAAAAACTAGATAAAGACAGGTTTAGAAGAGATTTGGGTAAAGTAGAAGATGCTTATCACGAAATATTAAATCGATTAAAAGAAGTTTTATCTTAA
- a CDS encoding T9SS type A sorting domain-containing protein, translating into MFLTDGDYCKGDKFIAPKKEPNLDFVKTFYPNNPDDKLSLTFNNSYFLNTNHLYIYNGDTTSHPLFYDGILTQNYFIKNKHYKSTASSGAITVKFENNGSIFKGQYFFSWDATVSCSKLNVEDISIENNSLSITPNPVKDILNLRLNEGINSVHLYDLSGKLILTKYYNNATSLHLNLSHLTPANYILVVKNKNDKSISAKIIKN; encoded by the coding sequence ATGTTTTTAACTGATGGTGATTATTGCAAGGGAGATAAATTTATTGCACCTAAAAAAGAACCAAACTTAGATTTTGTTAAAACTTTTTATCCTAACAATCCTGATGACAAATTATCTTTAACTTTTAATAATAGTTATTTTCTTAATACTAACCACTTATACATATATAATGGAGATACAACTTCCCATCCTTTATTCTATGATGGCATTTTAACTCAAAATTATTTTATAAAAAATAAACACTATAAATCTACAGCATCCTCAGGAGCTATTACTGTTAAATTTGAGAATAATGGTTCTATTTTTAAAGGACAGTATTTTTTTTCGTGGGATGCTACTGTTTCCTGCTCTAAGTTGAATGTTGAAGATATATCCATTGAAAATAATTCATTATCCATCACTCCTAATCCAGTAAAAGATATTTTAAATTTAAGATTAAATGAAGGAATTAATAGCGTACATTTGTACGATTTATCAGGAAAATTAATCTTAACTAAATACTATAATAACGCAACATCATTACATTTAAATCTTTCTCATCTTACTCCAGCTAATTATATATTAGTTGTAAAAAATAAGAATGACAAATCGATTTCAGCCAAAATTATTAAAAACTAA
- the purF gene encoding amidophosphoribosyltransferase: MKSTSYYQRNRFRKAEKIAFDSPEEECGVFGVYSTRNIDTFSLVQFGLFALQHRGQEACGFSVLKEGVIQTVKQSGLVLDAFKSVENTEDYLGNAAIGHNRYTTAGDKKRYNYQPLFAKNEYDRTVLSLVHNGNLVCIDPLRKKLEEEGINFLATSDTEVMLRLIQKHLNKGIESAIKHAVKNIKGAFSVLTLTNNKLIAFRDPNGIRPLCIGIIDEHTYVFASESCALDGVGAQYFRDVLPGEMIIVDENGLRSEMIFGNTKQRICSFEYIYFARPDSIIENIEVHRVRVESGMKLYEQNPVQADIVIGVPDSGVPAAIGYSKASGIPFMPVLIKNRYIGRSFIVPTQEMRERIVNLKLNPIHSEIEGKSIVIIDDSIVRGTTSKRLVKILKEAGAKEIHFRSASPPIIAPCFLGIDTPDKTHLVSANKTKEELRNYLKVNSLDFLSLENLYKILGSKNHCFGCFTEKYPVDKDNCKVNITAL; the protein is encoded by the coding sequence ATGAAATCAACTAGTTATTATCAGAGAAACAGGTTCAGAAAAGCGGAAAAGATAGCTTTCGATTCCCCTGAAGAAGAATGCGGAGTTTTCGGAGTATATTCTACCCGGAACATTGATACCTTTTCTTTAGTTCAGTTTGGTCTTTTTGCTTTGCAGCACAGAGGTCAGGAAGCTTGCGGATTTTCAGTATTAAAAGAGGGTGTAATACAAACTGTAAAACAAAGTGGTTTAGTGTTAGATGCTTTTAAGTCTGTTGAAAATACGGAAGATTATTTAGGAAATGCTGCGATAGGGCACAACCGTTATACAACTGCAGGGGATAAAAAAAGATATAATTATCAACCGCTTTTTGCTAAAAATGAATATGACCGTACGGTGCTCTCTCTGGTTCATAACGGAAACCTGGTTTGCATTGATCCTTTACGTAAAAAATTAGAAGAAGAAGGAATAAATTTTCTGGCAACGTCCGATACTGAAGTAATGCTAAGGTTAATTCAGAAACACTTAAATAAAGGAATTGAAAGTGCAATTAAACATGCCGTTAAAAATATTAAAGGTGCATTTTCTGTGCTTACGTTGACTAATAATAAGCTGATTGCTTTCAGAGATCCGAATGGAATACGTCCTTTGTGTATTGGTATTATAGATGAGCATACGTATGTCTTTGCTTCAGAATCCTGTGCTTTAGATGGAGTTGGAGCTCAATATTTCCGGGATGTTCTTCCGGGTGAAATGATTATAGTAGATGAGAACGGTTTACGTTCAGAAATGATATTTGGAAACACTAAACAAAGAATATGTTCATTTGAATATATTTATTTTGCTCGTCCTGATTCAATAATTGAAAATATTGAGGTTCATAGAGTAAGAGTAGAAAGTGGAATGAAATTATATGAACAGAATCCGGTGCAGGCAGATATAGTAATTGGAGTTCCTGATTCCGGTGTACCCGCTGCTATTGGTTATTCTAAAGCTTCCGGTATTCCTTTCATGCCTGTGTTAATTAAAAACAGATATATCGGTAGATCATTCATTGTGCCTACTCAGGAAATGAGAGAAAGAATTGTTAACCTGAAACTCAATCCCATACACTCAGAGATTGAAGGGAAAAGCATAGTAATTATAGATGATAGTATAGTTAGAGGTACAACTTCCAAACGTTTGGTAAAAATATTAAAAGAAGCCGGAGCAAAAGAAATACATTTCAGAAGTGCTTCTCCGCCTATTATAGCTCCTTGCTTTTTAGGTATAGACACTCCCGATAAAACACATTTGGTATCTGCCAATAAAACTAAAGAAGAATTAAGAAATTATTTAAAAGTGAATTCTTTAGATTTTCTCTCGTTAGAAAATCTATATAAAATACTGGGAAGTAAAAATCATTGTTTTGGTTGTTTTACCGAAAAATACCCGGTTGATAAAGATAACTGCAAAGTAAATATAACTGCTTTGTAA
- a CDS encoding acetyl-CoA carboxylase carboxyltransferase subunit alpha, with amino-acid sequence MEYLDFEMPIKELEEQLEKCVVLGKESGININSACKEIEEKIQTTKHEIYDQLTPWQRVQLSRHPNRPYSLDYCKAITDGTFIELHGDRNYADDKAMIGGLGKIDGKTFMIIGQQKGKNTKERQYRRFGMPNPDGYRKALRLMKVAEKFNIPILTLIDTPGAYPGLEAEERGQGEAIANNILQMCTIKVPIICVVIGEGASGGALGIGVGNKVFMMENSWYSVISPENCSAILWRSWEYKEKAAETMKLTAKNTLELGIIDGIIKEPLGGAHYSPEGAFKSLKEEVLKAHSELISMSTEELIEHRQNKFINIGVYSE; translated from the coding sequence ATGGAATATTTAGACTTTGAAATGCCTATTAAGGAACTTGAAGAACAACTTGAGAAATGTGTTGTTCTTGGTAAAGAAAGCGGGATAAATATAAATTCTGCTTGTAAGGAAATAGAAGAAAAAATTCAGACAACCAAACACGAAATATACGATCAGCTTACTCCTTGGCAGAGGGTACAGCTTTCCCGTCACCCCAACCGACCTTATTCATTAGATTATTGTAAGGCCATCACTGATGGTACTTTTATTGAATTACACGGTGACAGAAACTATGCTGATGATAAAGCGATGATAGGTGGTTTAGGAAAAATAGATGGTAAAACATTTATGATTATAGGCCAGCAAAAGGGTAAAAATACAAAGGAAAGACAATATAGACGTTTTGGAATGCCGAACCCTGATGGTTACAGAAAAGCTTTACGTTTAATGAAAGTTGCTGAAAAGTTTAATATCCCGATTTTAACTTTAATTGATACTCCCGGAGCCTATCCAGGTCTTGAAGCTGAAGAAAGAGGTCAGGGAGAAGCTATAGCTAATAACATTTTACAGATGTGTACTATTAAAGTACCAATCATCTGTGTAGTTATTGGAGAAGGTGCCAGTGGAGGTGCTCTAGGTATCGGAGTTGGAAATAAAGTATTTATGATGGAAAATTCATGGTACTCTGTAATATCTCCGGAAAATTGTTCTGCAATTTTATGGAGAAGTTGGGAATATAAGGAAAAAGCTGCCGAAACTATGAAACTTACAGCAAAGAATACTTTGGAACTAGGGATTATTGATGGTATTATCAAAGAGCCACTAGGCGGGGCTCATTATAGTCCGGAAGGAGCGTTCAAATCTTTAAAAGAAGAAGTATTAAAAGCTCATTCTGAATTGATAAGCATGAGTACTGAAGAATTAATTGAACATAGACAAAATAAGTTCATTAATATCGGAGTATATAGTGAATAA
- a CDS encoding phosphoribosylformylglycinamidine synthase, which translates to MNKRIFIEKKSDFDFESQNLFHELKEIYSITSLKVYLIYDIFNISQEDFQKVVHTIFSDKVTDICHDQCPAKHVNFAIEYLPGQYDQRADSAQQLISILAKNTDCIVRTGKLFDIQGIEDLSEIKKYLINAVDSREKDLSILEYTASDKPDEVKIHNGFTDKNFSELQEFYNLNSFAFGLDDLQFIQNHFKKLKRNPSETELKVLDTYWSDHCRHTTFMTELNHVEFTGKFKDTLEKIFSQYLSLRKELGREHKPVCLMDLATIVARYFHKTGKLEDLVVSDEINACTIEIQVDVDGKKEPWYLLFKNETHNHPTEIEPFGGASTCIGGAIRDPLSGRAFVYQAMRVTGSANPLESYSDTLANKLPQRKITKGAADGYSSYGNQIGLATTHVSEIYDEGYKAKRMEVGMVVGAVPKEWVRREKPEQGDKIIVLGGKTGRDGVGGATGSSKAHDEKSIHTMSAEVQKGDAVQERKIQRFFRNENVCQLIKKCNDFGAGGVSVAIGELADGLKINLDVLPVKYQGLNGTELAISESQERMAVVVDAEDVNTFIQLAEEENILAVEVAEVTADNTLTMYWKGQKIVDLSREFLDSNGASKKNEAAVNIEESVFKNEQILLTEDYIGQKLSSLQHCSQKGLVEKFDSTVGRTTVLMPLGGKNQLTPAEGSVQTIPLIKGETSTVSLATWGYSPEISKKSPLHGGAYAVVESVAKMVALGADYKNVRFSFQEYFERLGNEPEKWGKPLAALLGTVQAQLAFGCAAIGGKDSMSGTYKEINVPPTLISFACAVGNKNTIISPEFKKSGNWVYIFEHKIQDDETPDYETLKESYSWIHEKIVTKQIVSVKTIKNAHPSIELAKMAFGNDLGVEVSVDDKIYPVGSLLIESQEEFNHSGLIKIGRVIAEPVLRINAQEFLLSNLKKLYISTLEPVFPSITENSAGLPKFTEITKITESKKVEDKIQNPKVVIPVFPGTNCEYESIKVFEKEGAEVTSVIINNLNLTKLNNSIQQFEKELESSQIMMLPGGFSAGDEPDGSAKFMVSILKDEKIKNAVHRLLERGGLILGICNGFQALVKSGLLPYGKIQDLTAESPTLTHNKIGRHISQMVTVKVLSDTSPWLKGMKGEKYTIPVSHGEGCFYADESNIRQLFENGQIATQYIDFEGNPSLDTPFNPNGSTYAIEGIISRCGQIYGRMGHPERFTEGLMKNVPDSNYHNIFKNGVNHFRKLSENNFNSYEESLYQK; encoded by the coding sequence ATGAACAAAAGAATATTCATAGAAAAGAAATCTGATTTTGATTTTGAAAGTCAAAATTTGTTTCACGAATTAAAAGAAATTTATTCTATAACTTCACTAAAAGTATATCTGATTTACGATATATTTAATATTTCACAAGAAGATTTTCAAAAAGTAGTGCATACTATTTTTTCAGATAAGGTGACAGACATTTGTCACGATCAATGTCCTGCAAAACATGTAAACTTTGCTATTGAGTATCTTCCTGGTCAATATGATCAAAGAGCCGACTCTGCACAGCAGCTGATTTCTATTCTTGCTAAGAATACTGACTGTATAGTGCGTACTGGTAAGCTATTTGATATTCAAGGGATAGAAGATTTATCTGAGATAAAAAAATATCTGATTAATGCTGTAGATAGTCGTGAAAAAGATTTATCTATACTTGAATATACAGCTTCGGATAAACCAGATGAAGTAAAAATTCATAATGGATTTACTGATAAAAATTTCTCAGAATTACAAGAATTTTATAATTTAAATAGCTTTGCTTTCGGTCTAGATGACTTACAATTTATTCAGAACCATTTTAAGAAGTTAAAAAGAAATCCATCTGAAACTGAATTAAAAGTTTTAGACACATATTGGAGTGATCACTGTCGTCATACTACTTTTATGACGGAATTGAATCATGTAGAATTTACCGGGAAATTTAAAGATACTCTAGAAAAGATATTTTCCCAATACCTTTCATTAAGAAAAGAATTGGGTAGAGAACATAAACCAGTATGCCTGATGGATCTCGCAACAATAGTTGCTAGATATTTTCACAAAACTGGAAAACTGGAAGATTTGGTAGTTTCAGATGAAATAAACGCATGTACAATTGAAATACAAGTAGATGTTGACGGTAAAAAAGAACCGTGGTATTTATTATTCAAAAATGAAACACATAACCATCCAACCGAAATAGAACCTTTTGGCGGAGCTTCTACTTGTATAGGTGGGGCTATCAGAGATCCTTTAAGTGGACGGGCATTTGTATATCAGGCTATGAGAGTAACAGGTTCTGCTAATCCATTAGAAAGTTATTCAGATACACTTGCAAATAAATTGCCTCAAAGAAAAATAACCAAAGGAGCCGCTGACGGCTATTCTTCTTATGGAAATCAAATTGGTCTGGCAACTACTCATGTCTCAGAAATTTATGACGAAGGCTATAAGGCGAAAAGAATGGAAGTAGGGATGGTAGTAGGAGCAGTTCCTAAAGAATGGGTAAGGCGTGAAAAACCGGAACAAGGAGATAAAATAATTGTTCTCGGAGGTAAAACAGGAAGAGATGGAGTAGGAGGAGCTACCGGTTCCTCTAAAGCTCATGATGAGAAGTCCATACATACAATGAGCGCAGAGGTTCAAAAAGGTGATGCTGTTCAGGAGAGAAAAATTCAACGTTTTTTTAGAAACGAAAATGTTTGTCAACTCATAAAAAAATGTAACGATTTTGGAGCAGGCGGAGTTTCCGTTGCAATAGGTGAATTAGCCGATGGATTAAAAATAAATTTAGATGTTCTACCAGTTAAATACCAAGGTTTAAACGGTACAGAGCTTGCTATTTCTGAATCTCAGGAAAGAATGGCTGTCGTGGTAGATGCTGAAGACGTAAATACTTTCATACAATTAGCAGAAGAAGAAAATATACTAGCAGTTGAAGTTGCAGAAGTTACTGCCGACAATACGTTGACGATGTATTGGAAAGGACAGAAAATTGTTGATTTATCTAGAGAATTTTTAGACTCCAATGGTGCTTCTAAAAAAAATGAGGCTGCCGTTAATATTGAAGAATCAGTATTTAAAAATGAACAGATTTTGTTAACAGAAGACTATATAGGGCAAAAATTGTCTTCTTTGCAACACTGTTCTCAAAAAGGGTTAGTAGAAAAATTTGATAGTACAGTAGGTAGAACAACCGTTTTGATGCCATTGGGAGGAAAAAATCAGTTAACGCCTGCTGAGGGAAGTGTACAGACAATTCCATTGATAAAAGGAGAAACTTCAACAGTGTCTCTGGCCACTTGGGGGTATTCTCCGGAAATATCTAAAAAAAGTCCATTGCACGGAGGAGCTTATGCTGTGGTTGAATCCGTAGCAAAAATGGTTGCTTTAGGAGCAGACTACAAAAATGTACGCTTTAGTTTTCAGGAGTATTTTGAACGCTTAGGAAACGAACCTGAAAAATGGGGGAAACCTTTGGCTGCTCTTTTAGGAACAGTACAGGCTCAATTAGCTTTCGGATGTGCCGCAATCGGAGGTAAAGATAGTATGTCTGGTACTTACAAAGAGATAAATGTACCCCCAACCTTAATTTCATTTGCCTGTGCTGTAGGAAATAAAAATACGATAATTTCTCCTGAATTTAAAAAGTCAGGAAATTGGGTTTACATATTTGAACATAAAATACAAGATGATGAAACTCCTGATTATGAAACATTAAAGGAGTCTTACTCATGGATTCACGAGAAAATAGTTACAAAACAGATAGTTTCTGTAAAGACAATAAAAAATGCTCATCCGTCAATTGAGCTGGCTAAAATGGCTTTCGGTAACGATTTGGGTGTCGAAGTAAGTGTTGATGATAAAATTTATCCGGTTGGTTCTTTATTAATTGAAAGTCAGGAAGAATTTAATCATTCCGGATTAATAAAAATAGGAAGAGTTATTGCAGAACCAGTATTAAGAATCAACGCTCAGGAATTTCTATTATCAAATCTTAAAAAACTATATATATCAACCTTAGAACCTGTTTTCCCTTCAATAACAGAAAATTCAGCTGGCTTACCAAAATTCACAGAAATAACAAAAATCACTGAGTCAAAAAAAGTAGAAGATAAAATACAAAATCCAAAAGTAGTTATTCCGGTTTTTCCAGGGACTAATTGCGAGTATGAAAGTATAAAAGTATTTGAAAAAGAAGGCGCAGAGGTAACATCAGTTATAATCAACAATCTAAACTTAACTAAACTAAACAATTCCATTCAGCAATTTGAAAAAGAACTGGAATCTTCTCAGATTATGATGTTACCTGGCGGTTTTTCCGCAGGAGATGAACCCGACGGATCTGCTAAATTTATGGTTTCCATACTTAAAGATGAAAAAATTAAAAATGCTGTACATCGATTATTGGAAAGGGGAGGGCTCATATTAGGTATCTGTAATGGATTTCAGGCATTAGTAAAATCCGGATTACTACCTTACGGAAAAATTCAGGATTTGACAGCCGAATCACCTACTCTGACCCATAATAAAATCGGTAGACATATTTCGCAGATGGTTACGGTTAAAGTATTATCTGATACTAGTCCTTGGCTTAAGGGGATGAAAGGAGAAAAATACACTATTCCGGTTTCACATGGTGAGGGGTGTTTTTATGCGGATGAATCAAACATTCGTCAGCTTTTTGAAAATGGACAAATAGCTACACAATATATTGATTTTGAAGGTAACCCGTCATTAGATACGCCTTTCAATCCTAATGGTTCTACTTATGCTATTGAAGGAATCATAAGCCGTTGTGGGCAAATTTACGGAAGAATGGGGCATCCAGAAAGATTTACTGAGGGACTCATGAAAAATGTTCCGGACTCTAATTATCACAATATATTTAAAAATGGAGTCAATCATTTCAGGAAACTCAGTGAAAATAATTTTAACAGCTACGAAGAATCACTTTACCAAAAATAA